CTTTTGGGGTCGGTATTTCGTCGCCAGTCTCGGTTTCTCGCGCTTCTATCTCTTCTATCCCGTCCGGCGTCCACCGTCTCATCGAGTGGTCGGGTGTCACAGTTATTTCCCGCCCACTCTGCGTCTCTATTTCGACCAGATGCTCCGGCGCAGGATGCTTCGAAACTGCTTCGATTGGTTTCCGAACAACGTTTCCATTTTCGTCCACCGACGGAACCAGAATCTCACAATCTAATTCTTCTACCAATGCACCGAAATCGTCCTCTTTCGGATTCTCCAGTCGTTCTTCGACCAACCGCTGAATCTCGTCGTATCGCCACGTCTCACCCTCGTCCCGATACCAAACCTTGGTTTCCGGATGGAAACAGTTCCGCCGCTTCGCCGCGTGAAAATACGGATGCGCATACCCAACCGCAGCACTCGTGAACCCGATAATCCGCCCGACAACTGCGGCAGAGGTGTGCGGGGCCATCCCGAAGACGAGTTCGCCGACAAGTTCCTCGCGTTCGTCCATCTCGTAGAACGGGTCGAGTCCGTAATAGTCGGTGAGCAGGTTGTCCACGAAATCGGCGGTTTTGAGCAGGTGTTCCGCCGCGCCGTCGGAGAGGACGATGTCCTGCACCCGTAGTTCCACGAGTTGGTCGTCGTGCCGGAACGGTTCGCCATGAATGTCCTCGTCGTAGCCCAGTGCGCGGAGTTGGTCGGCGCTCACGTCCAGTTCGGATGGACGAACCGCGGTCACGGGCAGGTCGGTCATGTCGTAGCGAATCGTCCCGTCCTTGAACGCGCTGACGCCGTGTTTCGCGCGAAGGATTCCCTTTTCGATTGGTTCGGGCGTCTTGTGCGCCGAGGTCAATCCTTTGATGCCTTTCAGCGTGTCGAAGACGTTTTCGCGCTCGCCGACCGATTCGAGCGCGCCTCTGTATTCGTCGTTCAAGTTGACGGTCTGTGGTTCGACGCTCGTTGCGAGGATTTCACAGCGTGGACACTCCGCGCGCCCGGACTGGTCTGGTTCGACCGTCGTGCCACAGTCGGGACATTCGTAATCCGGGTAGGTGTTGCCGCCGCAGTCCGGGCAGTTACATTTGAACGTGAGATTTCCGCAGTCCTCACACTCCCTGCGACCGATTCGAAGTTCCGCTTGTCCGCGCACACCCGACATGCCTTCCGTATGCTTCGCGGCCTTCGCCACGTCGCGTTGGTCGCCGCCTGCTTCGCCGAGCGGGAACAGCGTGTGAACTGCCGGACTGAGTTCGCGTTTTTCCGACTTTTCGGGCCGTCCCATTCGGTTCCCGATTCGCGTCGGCGCGCGTTCTCGGACTGTGAACGGCGCGACTTCGTTTACAGCTTTGATTGCATTTGTACCGCCATTTTCGTCGGCAGCTTCGCCGTCCTCGCCTTCTGTTTTCCCCCATTCGCGCGCTTTCCGGGACAGGTCGTCAGTGTCTTCCCACTCCCTGCTTAGGTCGTCATCGAACCCGAGAGAGCGAACGAACGGTTTCCACGTGGCAATCTCGATTTCTTCTCCCTGCCAGTGCTGAACGAGAAGGTGTTCGAGCGCGACTCGAACAGCGTCCGAGTTCTCGACATGGAGTCGTCCGTCCCGAATTTCTCCTGCTTCCACAGCATCCGCAAGCAGGCCGAACTCGGCCACCGAAATATCGTGCCAGAGGTGGGTACAACTCGGATGCAGTGGTGCATCGTACTCGACTGCCCAGTCGAGCGCCTCCTCGACGGTCGGATTTTTGAGGTCGATGTGCGGGTTGTCGCGCATGGCCTGCACGTCTGCCCCCGAATGTTCGAAGTCCTGCACCCACCATTCGAACGTGTAGGAAGCGGGTGCGAGCGGATGGTTGTTCTCCACGAATTCGCCGTAGTTGACGAGGTATTCACCGAGGTCGAGAATCCGCTTGACGCCGTTTCTCACCTCTATGGCTTCCTCGATGTCGTCGATTCGCCGAACGTCCCCGTTTGCGAGTCGCACCGTCGGCCCTTCGATAGTGTCCACCGGGATGACGCCTGCCGCCTTCCCGGGGCGCTCGGTTTTGATTTGCGTTCCTGTTGCGAGAAAGTCGTCCACGAGGTGCATCGTCGCAGGATGGACGCCCGCGGTTGCGAACCCGTGGTTCCGTGCTCTCCCGTATCTGAGACGGAATCCGCCCGCTTCGCTCGGGTGGGTAAACACGGGCCTCCCGGCGATGAGGTCGCGGAGGAACTTCGTCGCAGGTTCGACGCGTAGTGGGCCATCGGGTTCGTCGTCGGCCTCTGCTTTCCCATCCGACTCGTCTTCTCCCTCGTCGCCACTTTCGGAATCGTCGGCTTCCGCCGTCGATTCCTCGTTTTCGTCGTCCTTACCGATGGTGCCGTCGATGAGGTCTTGTAGCCACGGCCAGTCGATTTCGTCCAGATTTCGCGTGTATCGCTGAATCTTGGGCGCTTTGAGTGCAATCCCCTCCGCGAGAACCAGACACATCCCACCGCGGGCGCTGTTGGTATCGACGCGCTCCAAGTCACGAAAGCCGGAAACTTCCTCGTCGCCAGTCGCTTCGCCGTCCAGCATGACGGGGATGTTTTCCGCGATGAATTTCGATTCCTTGTCCTTCGGCGAGTACTGCAATCCGGTTTCGGAATCGTAGAGGTTGATTTCTTCGGCGTATCGCTCTATTTCGTCGTCTCTAGCTTTGAACTCGTCCAAGCCGATGAGCGCGCGGGTGTAGTCTGCGACGAGCACCGACAGCGCTTGTGCAGTCCCACCCGCGGAGCGAATCGGCCCGGCGTAGTAGACGTTGACGAACTCGGTGCCGTCGTCGTTCGTGAGGATTTCCACGCGGTCGATTCCCTCGATTGGTGCGGCGACCACACCTTCTGTCAGAAGGGCGACTGCGGTTCTGACCGCACCTTCGACCTTGCCGTCACGGGTGTCGTAATCTCCGACGTTCCCCTCCGCGAAGTCTTCCGCCAGTTCGAGTGCGGCCTCCTCACGGGACATCTGCCCTTCGAGTTCTCGGACGCGCTCTGCAACACCTTCGATGCCGAGGATGTTCTCGACACGGTCGGCCATGTCTTTGGCGACCGGAATCTCGACTTCCGGTTGCGGGTCGCCGCTGTTTT
The window above is part of the Haladaptatus cibarius D43 genome. Proteins encoded here:
- a CDS encoding LAGLIDADG family homing endonuclease gives rise to the protein MREEDRQYFERLESQLDEAFDVAEAARENSGDPQPEVEIPVAKDMADRVENILGIEGVAERVRELEGQMSREEAALELAEDFAEGNVGDYDTRDGKVEGAVRTAVALLTEGVVAAPIEGIDRVEILTNDDGTEFVNVYYAGPIRSAGGTAQALSVLVADYTRALIGLDEFKARDDEIERYAEEINLYDSETGLQYSPKDKESKFIAENIPVMLDGEATGDEEVSGFRDLERVDTNSARGGMCLVLAEGIALKAPKIQRYTRNLDEIDWPWLQDLIDGTIGKDDENEESTAEADDSESGDEGEDESDGKAEADDEPDGPLRVEPATKFLRDLIAGRPVFTHPSEAGGFRLRYGRARNHGFATAGVHPATMHLVDDFLATGTQIKTERPGKAAGVIPVDTIEGPTVRLANGDVRRIDDIEEAIEVRNGVKRILDLGEYLVNYGEFVENNHPLAPASYTFEWWVQDFEHSGADVQAMRDNPHIDLKNPTVEEALDWAVEYDAPLHPSCTHLWHDISVAEFGLLADAVEAGEIRDGRLHVENSDAVRVALEHLLVQHWQGEEIEIATWKPFVRSLGFDDDLSREWEDTDDLSRKAREWGKTEGEDGEAADENGGTNAIKAVNEVAPFTVRERAPTRIGNRMGRPEKSEKRELSPAVHTLFPLGEAGGDQRDVAKAAKHTEGMSGVRGQAELRIGRRECEDCGNLTFKCNCPDCGGNTYPDYECPDCGTTVEPDQSGRAECPRCEILATSVEPQTVNLNDEYRGALESVGERENVFDTLKGIKGLTSAHKTPEPIEKGILRAKHGVSAFKDGTIRYDMTDLPVTAVRPSELDVSADQLRALGYDEDIHGEPFRHDDQLVELRVQDIVLSDGAAEHLLKTADFVDNLLTDYYGLDPFYEMDEREELVGELVFGMAPHTSAAVVGRIIGFTSAAVGYAHPYFHAAKRRNCFHPETKVWYRDEGETWRYDEIQRLVEERLENPKEDDFGALVEELDCEILVPSVDENGNVVRKPIEAVSKHPAPEHLVEIETQSGREITVTPDHSMRRWTPDGIEEIEARETETGDEIPTPKEIEFEGDIAEFDLLEEFLQLDSLSNDELMIRGLGEDRIKSLLDSATNQQGYLKPVGEKLGKSQSSVYNWVNRDSIPASVLVELFGKEQLIGHLPDNIVLGVCRDTASVNRKLRVDEDMARVLGYYTAEGFTRSKEGEFYQTTICIPDEKPRQHIIKTLEVNLSVTPYEESEWKVTTSSRLVTLLFSEILNAGSTAAEKRVPQSILNSPQQILREYLRGYFSGDGSTASDRVDIRAHTVSDELKNDLVAALKRFGITSKLYTEIRRPSTGAVAEFYGDDPVPEFESWVLKITSENAVRFADKIGFDLDRKAKTLENAIDSIAVRTQRLFGDGGDLWLDEVESVEIVESNTEQTYSVTVSDTHTLVANDLYVGQCDGDEDCVMLLMDGLLNFSKEFLPDKRGGQMDAPLVMSSRIDPSEIDDEAHNMDIVEQYSREFYEATLEMADPEDVDITIAEDYLGTDEEYTNFRHTHDTSNIALGPDLSAYKTLGSMMDKMNAQLELARKTRAVDQTDVAERVIEGHFLPDLIGNLRAFSRQETRCLDCGVKYRRMPLSGDCRECGGRVNLTVHQGSVNKYMDTAIQVADEYDCREYTKQRLQILDRSLESVFENDKNKQSGIADFM